One Glutamicibacter halophytocola DNA segment encodes these proteins:
- the purF gene encoding amidophosphoribosyltransferase, with product MARGDGFLNHDLLPGEKGPQDECGVFGVWAPGEEVAKLTYYGLYALQHRGQESAGIATSDGARINVYKDMGLVSQVFDENTLNSMSGQLAVGHCRYSTTGASHWANAQPTLGPTQTGTVALAHNGNLTNSADLADMVAAKQQADGGKVRGEIAQGNTTDTALVTALLGGIEGQSLEETALELLPKIEGAFCFVFMNEDTLYAARDPHGVRPLVLGRLNRGWVVASEQPALATVGASFIREIEPGEMIAIDENGVRSTRFAEATPKGCVFEYVYLARPDAAIAGRSVYESRVEMGRQLARENHAEADIVIPVPESGTPAAIGYAEESGIPFTHGFVKNAYVGRTFIQPSQTLRQLGIKLKLNALETVLRGKRVVVVDDSIVRGNTQRAVVRMLREAGASEVHVKISSPPVKWPCFYGIDFASRAELIANGAAVDEIATSIGADSLAYISEDGMIEATRQPRERLCTACFTGDYPIALPHEERRGKNLLERSNQPGCEPGPDSEFENAS from the coding sequence ATGGCGCGTGGCGATGGATTCTTAAATCACGACCTGCTTCCAGGCGAGAAGGGGCCGCAGGATGAATGCGGCGTTTTCGGCGTCTGGGCTCCTGGCGAAGAGGTTGCGAAACTGACCTATTACGGTCTGTACGCCCTCCAGCACCGCGGGCAGGAATCGGCGGGCATTGCGACCAGCGATGGCGCCCGCATCAACGTCTACAAGGACATGGGCCTGGTTTCCCAGGTCTTCGACGAGAATACGCTGAATTCCATGAGCGGCCAGCTGGCCGTCGGCCACTGCCGCTACTCCACCACCGGCGCCAGCCACTGGGCCAATGCGCAGCCGACCCTGGGCCCAACCCAGACCGGCACCGTGGCCCTGGCGCACAACGGCAACCTGACCAACTCCGCCGATCTGGCCGACATGGTCGCTGCCAAGCAGCAGGCCGACGGCGGCAAGGTCCGCGGCGAAATCGCCCAGGGCAACACCACCGACACCGCCCTGGTCACCGCCCTGCTCGGCGGCATCGAGGGCCAGTCGCTGGAAGAAACCGCGCTGGAACTGCTGCCAAAAATCGAAGGCGCCTTCTGCTTCGTGTTCATGAACGAAGACACCCTGTACGCTGCGCGTGACCCGCACGGCGTTCGCCCATTGGTTCTGGGCCGCTTGAACCGCGGCTGGGTCGTCGCATCCGAGCAGCCTGCCCTGGCTACCGTGGGCGCATCGTTCATCCGCGAAATCGAGCCAGGCGAAATGATCGCCATCGATGAAAACGGCGTGCGCTCCACCCGCTTCGCCGAGGCCACCCCCAAGGGCTGCGTTTTCGAGTACGTGTACCTGGCTCGCCCGGATGCTGCCATTGCCGGCCGCTCGGTGTACGAGTCCCGCGTGGAAATGGGCCGCCAGCTGGCCCGCGAAAACCATGCGGAAGCCGATATTGTCATTCCGGTTCCGGAATCCGGCACCCCGGCAGCCATCGGCTACGCCGAGGAATCAGGCATTCCCTTCACCCACGGATTCGTGAAGAACGCCTACGTGGGCCGCACCTTCATCCAACCTTCCCAGACCTTGCGCCAGCTGGGCATCAAGCTCAAGCTCAACGCCCTGGAAACCGTGCTGCGCGGCAAGCGCGTCGTAGTGGTCGATGACTCGATCGTGCGCGGCAACACCCAGCGCGCCGTGGTGCGCATGCTGCGCGAAGCCGGTGCTTCCGAGGTCCATGTCAAGATCTCCTCGCCTCCGGTGAAGTGGCCTTGCTTCTACGGCATCGACTTCGCCTCGCGCGCCGAATTGATCGCCAATGGCGCTGCTGTGGACGAGATCGCCACCTCCATCGGCGCCGACTCGCTGGCCTACATTTCCGAAGACGGCATGATCGAAGCCACCCGGCAGCCACGCGAGCGCCTGTGCACCGCGTGCTTCACCGGCGACTACCCGATCGCGCTGCCGCATGAGGAGCGCCGCGGAAAGAACCTGCTGGAGCGCAGCAACCAGCCAGGTTGCGAGCCCGGCCCGGATTCCGAATTCGAAAACGCCAGCTAG
- a CDS encoding sterol carrier family protein: MAIKRRVDEIAGRAAVREWAGAGQGQGKIARPVLAMAVRYLLEELASRAEGNSVEVRIPPFGVTQCIAGPRHTRGTPPNVVEMPAELWLSLATGLTSWADALQTGQLHASGLRADLSAHLPLIEYP, from the coding sequence ATGGCAATCAAGCGACGCGTTGACGAAATTGCTGGGCGCGCAGCGGTGCGCGAGTGGGCTGGTGCCGGGCAGGGACAAGGAAAAATAGCCCGTCCGGTGCTGGCCATGGCAGTTCGCTACCTGCTGGAGGAATTAGCCTCTCGTGCCGAGGGCAATTCCGTAGAGGTGCGCATCCCGCCCTTTGGTGTGACTCAGTGCATAGCCGGACCCCGGCATACCCGCGGAACCCCGCCGAATGTGGTCGAAATGCCTGCTGAACTCTGGCTTTCACTGGCTACCGGCCTAACCTCATGGGCCGATGCATTGCAAACTGGGCAATTGCACGCCTCCGGACTTAGGGCAGACTTGTCCGCGCACCTACCACTTATTGAGTACCCTTAA
- a CDS encoding M15 family metallopeptidase: MRKTRVMISTVLIAIAALFLGSCAALTTSTSATADLGAKAVKTIFTASEDDELRESQVSPFDDSHRAISNLDPQLREALQEAAAAAKEQGIKDFWVTSGWRSRGYQQELLDQAIAKYGSEAEASKWVASPDDSSHVTGNAVDVGPTVAADWLSRKGQRFGLCQRYANELWHYELAADPQGQCPAMRPSAAS; the protein is encoded by the coding sequence ATGAGAAAAACACGAGTCATGATTTCCACGGTGCTTATCGCGATCGCGGCCCTGTTCCTGGGCTCCTGCGCTGCATTGACCACCAGCACGAGTGCTACCGCCGATCTCGGGGCCAAGGCAGTGAAGACGATCTTCACGGCCTCGGAGGACGACGAGCTGCGCGAGAGCCAGGTGAGCCCCTTCGATGACAGCCATCGCGCAATCAGCAACCTGGATCCCCAGCTGCGCGAGGCACTTCAGGAAGCGGCCGCTGCTGCCAAGGAGCAGGGCATCAAGGATTTCTGGGTTACCTCCGGTTGGCGTTCACGCGGCTACCAGCAGGAATTGCTGGATCAGGCGATAGCCAAATATGGCAGTGAAGCCGAAGCCTCAAAGTGGGTGGCATCCCCGGACGATTCCTCGCATGTCACCGGCAATGCCGTTGATGTCGGCCCGACAGTTGCCGCGGACTGGCTCTCGCGCAAGGGCCAGCGGTTCGGGCTGTGCCAGAGATACGCCAACGAGCTCTGGCACTATGAGCTGGCGGCAGACCCCCAGGGGCAGTGCCCGGCGATGCGCCCCAGCGCCGCTTCCTAG
- a CDS encoding VanZ family protein, with protein MAEPAEASQLRRRSFIFAGLYLFFLAWIILFKLALPHLGSGELRSIKLLPFIADARFAASGLKESLVNLLLFIPIGLNLRLLWPRLRWVQAAAAGLGLSLLLEILQYTLAVGSSDTSDLATNVAGCLLGFAAAGRLEPLRRICAWIGIAMTVLALAFIASPIRFAAAG; from the coding sequence ATGGCCGAACCAGCAGAAGCCTCCCAGCTTCGCCGCCGGAGCTTCATCTTCGCCGGGCTGTACCTGTTTTTCCTCGCGTGGATCATCCTCTTCAAGCTGGCCCTGCCGCATCTGGGCAGCGGCGAACTGCGTTCAATCAAGCTGCTGCCTTTCATTGCCGATGCGCGCTTTGCTGCCAGCGGCTTGAAGGAAAGCCTCGTCAATCTGCTGCTGTTCATCCCAATCGGCTTGAACCTCCGGCTTTTGTGGCCCCGGCTGCGTTGGGTGCAGGCGGCCGCAGCCGGGCTCGGCCTGTCCTTGCTGCTTGAAATCCTGCAGTACACGCTGGCGGTGGGAAGCTCCGACACCTCGGACCTGGCCACCAATGTAGCAGGGTGCCTGCTGGGCTTCGCCGCTGCTGGCCGGCTGGAACCGCTGCGGCGCATCTGTGCATGGATTGGAATTGCAATGACGGTGCTGGCCTTGGCTTTCATCGCCTCCCCCATAAGATTCGCTGCCGCCGGATAG
- the purM gene encoding phosphoribosylformylglycinamidine cyclo-ligase gives MSGNDQPTSITYAGAGVDVEAGDRAVELMKGAIKATHTSGVVGGVGGFAGLFDVSFLTGYKKPYLATSTDGVGTKVAIAQKLDIHDTIGQDLVGMVVDDIVVVGAKPLFMTDYIATGKVVPERIADIVRGIAEGCKLAGTALVGGETAEHPGLLAEDEYDVAGAATGVIEADQLLGPERVRAGDVVIGMASSGIHSNGYSLVRRVIAHAKWELDREVAEFGKTLGEELLVPTRIYTSACLDLIGELNDGENFGVHGFSHVTGGGLAANLARVLPQGLMARVDRSTWALPAVFSTIASLGNVPQPDLERTLNLGVGMVAIVDQAVADRAVQLLNAAGMGAWVMGQVENLDPSAAEAGLDFVQGAKGVDGGAVLLTGAYAK, from the coding sequence ATGAGCGGCAATGATCAGCCAACTTCCATCACCTATGCCGGTGCCGGCGTTGACGTCGAGGCCGGTGACCGCGCCGTTGAGTTGATGAAGGGTGCGATCAAGGCCACGCACACTTCCGGCGTCGTCGGAGGGGTTGGCGGTTTCGCCGGGCTTTTTGATGTCTCCTTCCTGACCGGCTACAAGAAGCCCTACCTGGCGACCTCCACCGACGGCGTGGGCACCAAGGTGGCGATTGCCCAGAAGCTGGACATCCACGACACCATCGGCCAGGACCTGGTCGGCATGGTCGTTGATGACATCGTCGTGGTGGGCGCCAAGCCGCTGTTCATGACCGACTACATTGCCACCGGCAAGGTGGTTCCGGAGCGCATTGCCGACATCGTGCGCGGCATCGCCGAGGGCTGCAAGCTCGCCGGCACCGCGCTGGTCGGCGGCGAAACCGCTGAGCACCCTGGCCTGCTGGCCGAGGACGAGTACGATGTGGCCGGTGCCGCCACCGGTGTTATCGAGGCTGACCAGCTGCTGGGCCCGGAACGCGTGCGTGCCGGCGACGTGGTCATCGGCATGGCTTCCTCGGGCATCCACTCCAACGGCTACTCGCTGGTGCGCCGGGTCATCGCCCACGCCAAGTGGGAGCTGGACCGCGAGGTGGCCGAGTTCGGCAAGACCCTGGGCGAGGAGCTGCTGGTGCCAACCCGCATCTACACCAGCGCTTGCCTGGATTTGATTGGCGAGTTGAACGACGGCGAGAACTTCGGCGTGCACGGCTTCAGCCACGTCACCGGTGGCGGCCTGGCCGCCAACCTGGCCCGCGTGCTGCCACAGGGCCTGATGGCCCGCGTGGACCGTTCGACCTGGGCACTGCCGGCAGTGTTCTCCACCATTGCTTCCCTGGGCAACGTGCCGCAGCCTGACTTGGAGCGCACCTTGAACCTGGGCGTTGGCATGGTGGCGATCGTTGACCAGGCCGTGGCCGACCGCGCTGTGCAGCTGCTGAACGCTGCTGGCATGGGCGCATGGGTTATGGGCCAGGTTGAGAACCTGGATCCATCGGCTGCCGAGGCTGGCCTGGACTTCGTCCAGGGCGCCAAGGGTGTTGACGGTGGCGCCGTGCTGCTGACCGGGGCCTACGCCAAGTAG